The genomic window TAAATATGCTGTCAATTAAAGGCTATCAATTTCATGTCTCCATTAAGATAAGAGGGAAGCTGCACAAAAAAGAATATCAAGTTACTAAGCCACGTTACTATCTACTTTCACAGTAAACTTAACCTGGTTCACATTATGCATCCAAATAATTTagcctaaaaaataatttgattctaCAGCCAACTCAACATTCTCGAAGCTTGCAAAGGAAAAATTCCAGTTGCTCATGCAAGTATAGGATCCTACATTAGGATGTTGCTTTCTGGTAGAAGAGGTTCCATAAGTATATTATTCTACTGAAATAGGCACTATTTTTCTGAGAACAACAACAAATACAGATATCTAGATTTAGGTTTATTCAATTGGGATCAATCAATATGACCAAAGAAATAATGCACAGAAACAAGTCTTTTAATTGTCTTCGACTATTAGCTGAGTCACTGACTGGCAAAAACAACGTTTTATAAAAGAAAGCacaaagtaaagaaaaagagcACTTCAGAAGAGACCATACATCAAAATTTTCACAATATACCATCTTTTAATAATTTCATGTCTAACATGAAGCCAAAAAAAAAGCATTTTAGTCAATTTAAGAAGTCCTAAAGTTACTTTACTCAAAAGTAACCTAAATATTTCTGGAACATTCTAAGCAACTGCAGAGTCAAGCAAGATAAAATGAGTTTCATTCTTGTGATCCACAATTGATACAAACACACCCTGACACAATGGACCTTGCAAACACTAAGTGCACATCAGCAAAAGAAGCCACTTAGTTCTTTCATGTAGTATCTTTAATGATGACTATTAGCACAGTTTTGAGTGAGTAAAAATGTTCTCAGAGGAGATATTTTGTTAAACAGGACATTCGAAGAGTCTTGACAGATTGAAACACGAAAATTCAATTTTTAGATGTCATTGTGAATGCTCAAAAGTTCTGTTCTGCATTGTTCTCCAACATCTTAAATCAACAGTGAGACAACTGAGGCAAATTTTAGGTTAAAGGAACACAAGAGTTAAACAATAATAACAAGATTTCTGCATATGCAATTGAAATTAAACTGTCAAAACATTCAAAACAATATAAATAAGATGAAACCAACAACAAAATCCTACTGATGGATGCTGACACGAGCCAACATATTTGAGCATATGGCTGTCAAGCTAACCTTTTGAGAGACCAAGAATTCTGGTCAGTCCCTCAGAAATTTACAGCCGTTTACCAGCAAATAGAACATCCCATTATGGGATGAATAAGCCAACAGGAAATTTCCAggtaaatttaattgaaaattgcaGTTAATAACACCTTCTGATTAGTTATAGCAAGATAAAGATGGTGTTATATGCTAAATAGTTGTGAAAGAGGAActaatagatgaaaaaataaataagctCTACATTCCCAACCCAACATTAACCCAACAGCTTAGGCAGGGGAAGCCCTTGATGTAAAACCTTTTTTATTTAATCCATTTTGAAGGAAGAACCTTACTTCCCTCCTTtaatctcacaaaaaaaaaaaaaagcattaacCCGACAGCCTGCAAGCATAGGCAACAAGGTTCCCATAATAATACATATTGCCCCATACTAGATATCAAGGTTTTACGTCCCAACGGAATAGGGGGTGTCTCGACCGTCTCGTCCCATTTCTATGAGAAAATGGGACTATAAGAAACCAGACTAGGATGGGATCAGAACTTCAAAATCCATCCATgtagggagagaagaaaaaagaggaaagaaagaaaggaagatgaagaaaaaaaggtgaaaggaaagaagaagaagaaaaataaaagaaagaaagggcagaagaagaaaaaaaaaaggaaggaaaggaagaagaaaaaaaagaagtgataagaaaagaaagcaaaaacgaaaggaaagaaaggaagttagaagaaaaagaaagaaaagaagaaaaagaaagaaaaaaacaaaaggaaagaaTAATGGGAGAGAGACACCAAACATCTAGCGGAACAGCTATCGAGATGGGATAGAACAATGAAGCATCCCATTCCATGGAGATACCGGGATATCTCTGTCCGACGAGATTTAAAACGTTGCTAGACATATACCATACTATACCGAATCGAGACTCAATACAAGGGATTTATCAAGTCTTGGCATGCAAACCAATCCTCACACCAGACTTACTGATGCTGTATCATCATGATACTAGTACGAGGTCCAATACCGAAATAGCAAACCTTGATATGCAATGGTGTAGGCAATAAACACAaagctatgaaaatatcttaagAAACCTGAAAGACATTGAACCCCACAAGAGATGCAACTAATATAAGcaaaaatatttgagaatatgATTGTGCGACAAGAATTCTTGTCAAAACCCTATGCCACCACCGCCTATACCACTCCTAAGACCTGCCTGTGAAGGAATAATGTATCAAATAAATACAAAGATATAAAAACATCATAATGCATTCAGAAGAAGTTGAAACCAACAAGAAATGCAATTAACCAATAGGCTCAAGTGAGAAAAATAAGAGCACAGGACTGTGAAGTaaaaaaggggggaaaaaaaGAGAGCCAGGAATAGAACATCctattgaaaaagaaaagaagcacCAATACTAAATAAGATGACAGACTAATAAAGTTCCTCTACAAATATGTACTTCAGTTATTAGTTTTCTGTTTTCTCTTAATGTATCATAGATTCCTTCACAGTACTAGTAAAGACAGCCGTGAATGGAACCACATATTgaaaaaggccaaaaaaaaaggaagaatctAAATGAACAGGACACCAATGATGTTTTATAGTACAATAGTATGTAGACAGAGAAAATAATTTGCAGTGTGTAAATAAGAAAAATGCATAAATATAACAGGGAAAGAATGTTGAACACATTTTCTTGAGTAATGATGATTTTCAGTTATCAAATATTTTCAAGGTTGAACATCTTTAGATTAGCTAAATATTATCAGTTGAGGGACTTGGTATTTCTACTTACGATCATAGCAAAACATGACAATCAGGAAACTGATACAGCTGAAACCATTTGTAAATTGTAATGCATGTAGAAACCAGCATTACTGAAATTGGTGATTGAAAGTGACAGTTTCATAATTTCTAGTTTGCAAAAACCCATCTGACCACATAGACATATAACAACATAATTTGACATTATTGATACCTTTCATAGTCAACAATTCAGCAGTCACAATGACGATAATTGTAATCAAGTTTATCAGGCTATAAGGTAAAGAAAAGACACTGCTGCCTATCCAAGAGAAACTTCCTTGAGATTGAAACATGAATAGTACCTTCATATCAAAGAATGAATTTCATATACTAACCTAGTGAATTTCATAAAAGCAACACTCTACTATTACCTAGGAACAACCGCTACTGAACACCATCATCCAAAACAACAATTAAAATGAAATTACACAGTTCTATTGTTTCAAGTTTCTACCCACAAGGACAGAACAACACTACAAAAAGAAACACAAAACTGGAAATATATGACAAATGTGGATCTTTGGTGGTCCTCAGATTGAGAACCTGCAGCTGATGTATCTTTGATTTAATAATGGCTGACTTACAAACCAAGCAGTACAACTGAGTCAAGCAACCACCGTCAACAAAGTGGTAAGAAAGCAATAGAGTAAGGAGAACAAGAATAGGAGAAAATCTTATCTATCCTGTTCAATCACTCGATAATGGACTGAATGACACCAGCACCGACAGTCTTGCCGCCCTCCCTGATGGCGAACCGCATACCCTGCTCGCAGGCAACAGGCATGATGAGCTCCACAACCATCTTGACACGGTCTCCGGGCATGACCATCTTCGACTCCTCATCCTTATCATTCATGATGGACGATACCTTCCCGGTAACGTCTGTCGTCCGCATGTAGAATTGTGGCCTGTAGCCAGCGAAAAAGGGTGAGTGCCGGCCGCCCTCCTCCTTCTTGAGCACATACACGATGGCAACAAACTTAGTGTGCGGCGTAATGGTGCCAGGCTTGGCAAGGACCATTCCACGCTGGATGTCAGCCTTCTGGATACCTCTGAGAAGCAGCCCGACATTGTCACCGGCCATGGCATCGTCAAGGGTCTTCTGGAACATCTCGACCCCGTGACGATGGTGGTGCGGGTGTCCTTAAGGCCGACGATGTCAACGGTGTCACCAATTTTGATCGTGCCACGCTCAATACGGCCGGTGGCGACGGTGCCACGGCCGGTGATGGAGAAGACGTCCTCGATGGCGAGGAGGAAGGGGAGGTCGGTCTGGcgctgagggatggggatgtAGTTATCAACAGCATCCATGAGCTCATAGATCTTGTCGACCCACTGGTTCTCACCACGGCTGATGCTGGGATTGGCCATGAGGGCCTCGAGAGCGAGGAGGGCGGAGCCGGAGATGATAGGGACGTCGTCGCCGGGGAATTCGTAGGACGTGAGAAGCTCGCGGACCTCGAGCTCGACGAGCTGGAGGAGCTCCTCGTCGTCAACCTGGTCCTGCTTATTGAGGAAGACCACCATGTTGGGGACGCCGACCTGCTTGGCTAATAGGATGTGCTCTTTGGTTTGGGGCATGGGGCCGTCGGCGCCAGAGACGACGAGGATGGCGCCGTCCATCTGGGCGGCTCCGGTGATcatgttcttgacgtagtcggcGTGGCCGGGGCAGTCGACGTGGGCGTAGTGGCGGGAGGCGGTCTCGTACTCGACGGTGGCGGTGTTGATGGTGATGCCGCGGGCGCGCTCCTCGGGGGCGGCGTCGATCTCGTCGTACTTCTTGGGGGCGCTATTGCCGAGGGAGGCAAGGGCCATGGTGAGGGCGGCCGTGAGAGTGGTCTTGCCGTGGTCGACGTGGCCGATGGTGCCGATGTTGAGGtgaggcttcttccgctcgaacTTGCCGCGGGCGGCGCGGACGACGAGCAGGCCGCCACGGCGGCAGGACGGAAGGCTGGTGGTCGGCCTCCGGGAGACGGCGATGGAGACATTGTTCGTTCCGGATAGAGACCAAGAAGAAGATAATGGAGAAGAGATGTTGGTTCGGGGAGGCTTGGGGGAGGAGGAGGGGATGAGGGGTTTGGAAGTGGCGGCGGCTCCGGCTGCCATCACGGTGATGGAGGCCATGGCGGCAGGGAGAGGGAAGGGGAGAGAGTGGAGAAGATGGGGTTTTGGGGACGGGGAAAGGTAGGGAACAAGGGGAGGCGGCAGGTGCTTATCTGATCTCTGGAGATTGGGTTAAGGAGGGCCCCTTGTTTTGGGTACAAGTGGCCCGGGTGATCTGGCGCTGGTAAGAGAAACGCGAGGGGCCGTTGAGTTGTTTTGCAACTTGGGGCCGCGCCGGAGTGACAGCAAGTTAGGGCCATTGAGTTCTTTGAACGTAGGTTCCTCTAAAAATTGTTGGTGATAGCCCGTGGCTGTCGAAAGTTTTGTGGTCTTGAAGTAGAGTTAGGAATGCGTCCCTCGTGTAACTTTGGTTGGAAAAATCTTGACATGGTTCCACATTTAAAgagtcctatagaatttgagagaATTGCgacaatttttctttcttttttttttttatctactagaatttgtttttttttaaagaaaaacttACGCTTTGTTTGATTAGGGTACACGAGAGTTTATaaggggagaagaagagaggataaTGAAGGGGAGGGTAAGAGAATTAATGAACCCTTATTTGGAAAGAAAAAGGTAGATAAAGAAGGATACGTACCTTATTTTTATTTGGATAGAGAGGTTAAGGGAAGGGTAGaagaatttttatatatattttgataaatatactctttttcattaataaaTATACTATTTAATGTTTGTAATATTTTGATAAATGTCAGTTCTTTCTGACAAATATGCTTCTCAAATAtgctcttttgatttttttttgacattCACATGAATCTATTCGAGAATGATTTTAGCTTTCTGAAATGTCTGTTCCTTTTAATAAATGtccatttcttttgataaatttttctcgTTACACCCCAAATCGAGGGATATAAAAAATTAAGTGAAGGTACGGAGGGGTTGAGAGAGTCCTTCTCTACCCtcttttatttatcaaaaaattttataaaatagagGTTCATTCTTTACCCTCCTCTCCCCTCCCTTATGAACCCTCATGTACCCCCAATCTAAATAATATGTTAGTGTTTAGAGAAAAATTTAGAATGTttcgagaaaaaattcatgatttagcaTACATAGAATGAAAAATTCATTCTTTACTAGCAAGAGATCCATGTTTCACTATAGGTGTGAGAACCAATCCCTTTGGAGCCGGTTCACTCTGAAGCCTGCATTCCTTGCCGACTTCATTGGAACcaaacaaaataataataataagaagaagAGAGATGCAGGGGGAGGAAAGAAACCGAATTCGATTTGAACATAGAAACTAAATCCTCTGTTAATCCATGGCCATGGGGGTGGGAAGATAGGGATTAAGGGTGACCTGATATGAGTTAAGCACGGATAGCAGAGTTTGGATTGATTTCGCCATTGGGAACCGATCTCATCCAAAGAAAATCGAGCTTATCTACtcccatttcttttctttttaaagtccttcttccatcgatcgattccACCATCTAAATCTTTCCGTCTCCCTCGTCCCTCTTCTCCATCTGCGATGGTCATCGTGCCACCGTGCCATCGCCACCGCTATCTCTCTAAAACCCTAACCCCTCTTCCTAAACCCATAACATACCTATTCCGAGGGACCTCAGGTGTAAGAACCATCGATATCCACCTCGCCGGCTGCTGTTGTCACCGCTGCCACCATCTCCAGTAAGCccttctttttcctcttcctttCCGGCCTAGGAATCATTACCTTAGCACGATAGgctatgccttttttttttcttttctgttgaATCCCCTTTCATCATTGGCCGAAGTGCCATCTCTAGTCATCATTGCACCACTATCATTGATCAATTTGGCTGTCTCACAATCGACCCCACCCTTTGGTCACCTTAAACCCTGAGAGGCTTTGGGTTCAGCCAAGAAAGAAAGTAagaaacgagagagagagaaacaaagaaaagaagaggaagaaagagagagagatttaaattttaatgaaTCTATTGGACCCAACTTGATTTTACTTTGGATCAAC from Elaeis guineensis isolate ETL-2024a chromosome 9, EG11, whole genome shotgun sequence includes these protein-coding regions:
- the LOC105033743 gene encoding LOW QUALITY PROTEIN: elongation factor Tu, chloroplastic (The sequence of the model RefSeq protein was modified relative to this genomic sequence to represent the inferred CDS: inserted 1 base in 1 codon) is translated as MASITVMAAGAAATSKPLIPSSSPKPPRTNISSPLSSSWSLSGTNNVSIAVSRRPTTSLPSCRRGGLLVVRAARGKFERKKPHLNIGTIGHVDHGKTTLTAALTMALASLGNSAPKKYDEIDAAPEERARGITINTATVEYETASRHYAHVDCPGHADYVKNMITGAAQMDGAILVVSGADGPMPQTKEHILLAKQVGVPNMVVFLNKQDQVDDEELLQLVELEVRELLTSYEFPGDDVPIISGSALLALEALMANPSISRGENQWVDKIYELMDAVDNYIPIPQRQTDLPFLLAIEDVFSITGRGTVATGRIERGTIKIGDTVDIVGLKDTRTTIVTGXEMFQKTLDDAMAGDNVGLLLRGIQKADIQRGMVLAKPGTITPHTKFVAIVYVLKKEEGGRHSPFFAGYRPQFYMRTTDVTGKVSSIMNDKDEESKMVMPGDRVKMVVELIMPVACEQGMRFAIREGGKTVGAGVIQSIIE